CTCTCAACTGTCTATCAATCTGTTGATGGGATTGTCTCCACCACCTCCTAGAACCTCGCAGAACACTCCTCCAAACTCCAATCGTCCAACACACGTATAAGATTTGCCTTAAATTTCCTCCCTCAACATCAAACACTTGGACACCAACAACAAAAGATAAAACAGGAAACAAACAAAAGTACAACCATTCTAAGTTTGCCCGCGTAGCAGCTTGTAAACTCACCATCTATCTCCGCAACCAACAATGGCACTGGCTCGTTTGGTTTTGAGAAATTTGCACCCAAGGctgtcatcttcttcatcatctCTTTTGGGTCATAATGTTGGAGAGAGGAGCGTTGGTGGGGTGCAAAGGCAGAGGTGGAATGGTGAGATGCTGAAGAGGTTTATGGCAACAGCTACTGATAAGGACTCTGATGACAAAAAACAAGTATCCGTGTCAGATGGTGAAAAGAAATTCAGGCTTTTCCCTAGGAGGAAAAACAGGAGGAGTCTTTGGAATTGGAGGAATAAACAACATGATTATGCTCCTCCCCTTTATGGTGGTAAATCTCATGGATTTCAAATTCCTGGTttaattcttcattttttttcttatcttgTTCTCAGCTgactcttttttgttttttccttttttggttCTTAAAAGAGTTATTCCCATCAGGCCTTGGGAATGCACTGTTGCAAGCGAGTGAGAACATAAACAGGCTATTCGACAGCCTCAATATGACACCATCCCAGTTGATTGGGCGCGTAAAAGAGCAAGATGACTGCTACAAACTGCATTACGACATGCCGGGGTTAACCAAAGAGGATGTAAAGATCACAATTGATGATGGGGTTCTAAACATAAAAGGGCAGcataaggaagaagaagaagaaggttcCGGCGATGAGCATTGGTCTGCCAGGAGCTATGGCTACTATAATACAAGCCTTGTGTTGCCTGATGATGCCAAAGTCGATGATATTAAGGCTGAGTTGAAGGATGGTGTGCTTTCTATCATCGTCCCTAGAACTGAACAACCCAAAAAGGATGTGAAGCAAGTTCCAATCAATTGATACCTTCATGTATGAACTTGCTTGCTTAGTACCTCTGTTTGCCATGCTGGGTGTTTCCGTATGAAACTGAAATGGGAAAATAAACAGTTTGAACATATGTtgctaataaaaatttaaccagTATTTTgtctgatttaaatttttatatttaatgtactTAATCAAATGTgataattgttaaaaaataaaatgatgttattattattagttttttttcaaaaaaacacaTTCATGTTTTGATTGAATAAACAAAGCACTACATTAtcagcaacaaagaaaaaacaCCAATGAATCAGCAGGGGAAATAAGTgcctaacaaaattaaaagagtagACATAAAATCAACTCTACCAATGTTAGGCCGAATCCGAAATTAGATAACAGCCGGAGCTGACAAGTCATCATTGTTCAAGATAAACACCAAAGAAAATAGTGGGTGATGAATTCAATCCTCCAAACACATCCCCACTTTAGCATGCTTAGCTACTCAGTCCGTAGCTTTGTTAGCATCTCTTATGATCTTTTAGATTCAAAAGTTATTCACTTGATTTTTCGAAATATTAAACCTCTTCAAAATTGGTTTCAGCTTCCAACTTCTCtcataatctttttttttagtttctgaTAAGACAAtaagaaaatcaatttctaaaatcacattctCCCATCTATTTTTAGTAGCAAGTTCGACTATATGAAATATAAGACGTTCGATGTTAAATATGGTGACTGACATATATTATGGAGTATTAGATTTTATTCTACAAATGACCCCATTAATATCTACATACTTACTACCAAGGATGACCTCAAGCTTCATTTTCCAAATAAACCAGCAAATAAAATCCATCTAGTGATAAGaccaaaatgattttattttattcactaaaaatcaatacatcaaacataaatttcaatttcctttCCCCCAAGGGTATATGCTTGAAGtagtgaaatttaaatgtaatttaagaATAAAGAAATACTTTCGAGagaataataagaaataaagggatgatataagattttaaaattaaaaatttaactaaaattatataaaactgttttttttaaaaaaaaaaattaagataagagGTAGGCTCAAATTGAAAGagaagatgaataaaaataatgagtCCCGAAGCAGAAATTGAGCCACGCAGTTCAAGCCCATTACTATATACTGATGGTTTTCTCAATTTCAGACATTTGGCGTCGATACCTTAGAAATGGTAATGACCACCACTTTGTGTGCTTCGTCTCCTTGGCGCCATCACTATTGTTTCATTTATTCCAATTCCAAAAGCTTCCATTCGGATTCGCTTCAACAGTTGATCTTTCCCCGGAAGTTTGATCCCCATCGTCCCTCATTCCTTGTCCGCCTCCGGTCCAATTCCAAGATGCGCTCGCCACGTTGTCTTTCGGCTGGCCCCGGACCACCTGACGCCGACCCGCCTCCTCCCCCAGGTTTCCACTGCCTTCTGAATCCGCTTtcttatttttggtaattttattcATGCGTTTGAACTcagattaatttgtttttataaataattcttcaaaatttagGCTTTGTCGACTAAAACAAAAACTATTCCTCTAATATGAGTACGGGATATGATCCTTCAAGCTTTTCAAATATGCACACATATCCATATTCAATACTCACAACCGAAATTGAGTGGACATACTATGCTGAAGACTCTTTTTGAGCAAGAGGAGGCCAAGGGCATGGGGAAATCGGAGTGTTAGGTTAAGCCTAGGTTTCTTATGTTGAGGTTCTGTCCTTCTAGTTTTAATTGCTtagtttttctttctgttttttttttctttaaattgcaGATATATCAATGTAAATTCAAGCTTAGCGTAGACAAAGAGAGTGAAAGTTTGTATAGGAAAAACATTGGCAAGGTTActcttttttattgttaaaagaaaaaagaaataaagagagAGAATCATAGTTTATCAATTGTATTTCAAGTTCCTCCGGAATgtagtttattaaacaaaataatataattgttgAAACAAATAAGCATTAGTGCTTAATTTTGGACATCATCCATAAATGCAGAGACTAAAAGCGACTGAtgagaaatttttgttttgacgATGGTAATGGAA
This sequence is a window from Gossypium raimondii isolate GPD5lz chromosome 5, ASM2569854v1, whole genome shotgun sequence. Protein-coding genes within it:
- the LOC105769782 gene encoding 26.5 kDa heat shock protein, mitochondrial isoform X2; the protein is MALARLVLRNLHPRLSSSSSSLLGHNVGERSVGGVQRQRWNGEMLKRFMATATDKDSDDKKQVSVSDGEKKFRLFPRRKNRRSLWNWRNKQHDYAPPLYELFPSGLGNALLQASENINRLFDSLNMTPSQLIGRVKEQDDCYKLHYDMPGLTKEDVKITIDDGVLNIKGQHKEEEEEGSGDEHWSARSYGYYNTSLVLPDDAKVDDIKAELKDGVLSIIVPRTEQPKKDVKQVPIN
- the LOC105769891 gene encoding uncharacterized protein LOC105769891 codes for the protein MVMTTTLCASSPWRHHYCFIYSNSKSFHSDSLQQLIFPRKFDPHRPSFLVRLRSNSKMRSPRCLSAGPGPPDADPPPPPEFAGKLSKFQDQVRIFFAVLFWVSLFFWSSAWDGGNSGRPDKGSRFRR
- the LOC105769782 gene encoding 26.5 kDa heat shock protein, mitochondrial isoform X1 — protein: MALARLVLRNLHPRLSSSSSSLLGHNVGERSVGGVQRQRWNGEMLKRFMATATDKDSDDKKQVSVSDGEKKFRLFPRRKNRRSLWNWRNKQHDYAPPLYGELFPSGLGNALLQASENINRLFDSLNMTPSQLIGRVKEQDDCYKLHYDMPGLTKEDVKITIDDGVLNIKGQHKEEEEEGSGDEHWSARSYGYYNTSLVLPDDAKVDDIKAELKDGVLSIIVPRTEQPKKDVKQVPIN